The DNA window TCCGGATCGCCATTGACGATCTGGGCTCAGGCTACGCCGGACTGAAAATGCTCGCGCAAATCGAACCGTTTATCGCACTACTGTCCGGTTAAGAGGTCAAAAAAAGAGGGTCTGAAGCTCCTTTTTATGTTATAATGTCTTCACCACAAAGCACTAATAACAAAGGAGAAATCAGACCCATGAGCCACCATAGCACAATCCTCTCCCAACTGCTACAATCGATTGATAGACATGATTTTAACCGCATCGAAAAACAGGGCTTCCTTCCCGGCCGATCTTATCGCAAGCTCACCCGCTGGGGGCAATTTGTAGCCATGACATTCTCCCATCTCACCCAAAGGACCAGTCTCAGGGACTTGGAAGGCCAG is part of the Desulfatibacillum aliphaticivorans DSM 15576 genome and encodes:
- a CDS encoding DUF4372 domain-containing protein codes for the protein MSHHSTILSQLLQSIDRHDFNRIEKQGFLPGRSYRKLTRWGQFVAMTFSHLTQRTSLRDLEGQ